A genome region from Anastrepha obliqua isolate idAnaObli1 chromosome 4, idAnaObli1_1.0, whole genome shotgun sequence includes the following:
- the LOC129245898 gene encoding uncharacterized protein LOC129245898, producing MSSSSSARCNSEESLIDWSNKNAVAQRSKSVPRMYGCIDTLAAASTPSNNQNSFGASVTTHNSPPHSIECDVAVTSGRRVGDGSSVVNVRQHLRQNSDHNSSCNDQYRHGLTTHRYSYTGGGSSAGALLHLSTPRLESFASPTTRVGSSLFGDSMTEIVVDDLRNSHEPTSELLDYCKRKFLRPFIIVLSLVGVNPIPTDTSKILCFLNYFQAFLVLLILLFGYFLQYLCSYRGDRGFIAHDQDLIIDPNSNATYTVGQLLFGHIFPNTLDFCSFVSAVMVFKILDQEQLQNLIERVFLTTLEPRRLCKILWLYLWCGIILLALLFAYTAPSVILQSRIIQVKWFTGILADWELATKIVLIGTLFVQDLVEVVIISNYCVQCYLLRVHISSLSHKLLMHSIETIDWMREVLEFHKLLDHLNRYAAVPVCFLTIMNLAYAFAGLIYIFNDLDFHYSALEIVVLNIFNVLLWLLLGVIPFVLAASVTQACQKAQTNGHHIRTRPFVYHSTSSDDLNSTLLFSSSLQMSAKIFKMPIQPNYICCALLAITILVLTLGMCLNPSIIGIL from the exons ATGTCGTCTTCGTCCAGTGCTCGTTGTAACTCCGAGGAATCACTTATTGACTGGTCCAATAAAAATGCTGTGGCTCAGCGCAGTAAAAGTGTACCACGAATGTATGGTTGTATTGATACTTTAGCGGCCGCGTCAACACCTTCGAATAATCAGAATAGCTTTGGAGCATCAGTAACAACACATAATAGCCCACCGCATAGTATCGAATGTGATGTTGCAGTGACGTCGGGTCGTAGAGTAGGTGACGGTTCGTCAGTGGTGAATGTTCGTCAGCACTTAAGACAAAATAGTGATCACAACAGCAGTTGCAATGATCAATATCGTCATGGCCTAACAACGCACCGTTATAGTTATACTGGTGGTGGGAGTAGCGCCGGTGCTCTGCTGCACTTATCAACACCACGACTTGAATCATTCGCGTCACCAACAACCAGAGTGGGTTCATCGTTGTTCGGTGATAGTATGACAGAGATTGTT GTAGATGATCTACGAAATTCGCATGAACCCACATCCGAGTTGCTCGATTATTGCAAACGCAAg TTTCTTCGTCCGTTTATCATAGTATTATCCCTTGTCGGCGTGAATCCTATACCAACTGATACATCAAAGATTCTCTGCTTCTTAAATTACTTTCAAGCTTTTTTGGTGCTGCTGATACTATTATTTGGatattttctacaatatttatgCTCATATCG TGGTGATCGTGGCTTTATAGCGCACGATCAGGATCTAATCATTGATCCGAATTCAAATGCGACATACACTGTGGGTCAATTATTGTTTGGTCACATTTTCCCCAACACGCTTGACTTTTGTAGCTTCGTATCAGCTGTTATGGTTTTTAAAATTCTCGATCAAGAGCAATTACAGAATTTGATCGAGCGCGTATTTCTCACCACCTTAGAACCGCGTCGCTTGTGCAAAATACTGTGGCTATATTTGTGGTGTGGAATCATATTATTGGCCCTACTCTTCGCATACACGGCTCCTTCTGTGATTTTGCAGTCGCGCATCATTCAAGTCAAATGGTTCACAGGAATATTGGCCGATTGGGAATTGGCGACCAAg ATTGTGCTGATTGGCACGCTTTTCGTGCAAGATTTGGTTGAAGTGGTAATCATATCCAACTATTGTGTCCAGTGTTATTTGTTGCGGGTGCACATATCTTCGCTGTCCCACAAACTTTTGATGCATTCCATTGAGACGATCGATTGGATGCGG GAGGTGCTCGAATTTCATAAGCTATTGGATCACCTCAATCGTTACGCCGCTGTGCCTGTGTGCTTCTTAACGATTATGAATTTGGCGTATGCATTCGCTGgcttaatatatattttcaatgatttagATTTTCATTATTCCGCATTGGAAATTGTAGTcttaaatatattcaatgtgCTATTATGGCTATTGCTGGGCGTAATACCGTTTGTCTTGGCTGCTTCGGTGACGCAGGCGTGTCAAAAGGCCCAAACCAACGGTCATCACATCAGAACTCGTCCATTTGTATATCACAGCACGTCATCGGATGATTTGAACTCAACTCTATTGTTTTCATCGTCTTTACAAATgtctgctaaaatttttaaaatgccaATCCAACCAAACTATATTTGCTGTGCCCTATTAGCCATAACGATACTTGTTTTGACCCTCGGCATGTGCCTCAATCCATCAATCATTggtattttgtaa